The following is a genomic window from Mustela erminea isolate mMusErm1 chromosome 2, mMusErm1.Pri, whole genome shotgun sequence.
tcagaataaataaaatgtggtatatgacGAAGTTAAACATTGTGCTAAGGGAGTAGGGTGACATTCATTACCCCATCCCTCATGCATTCACAGGGGAGAGTGTACTTTACTCCACTGTTCTGGAGAGAACACACTTGGAGGAGTTTGGGAGTAAATCCTTTCTCTAGACCACCATCTTGCACCCAAGTGCCAAAAGCATGAGACACGAGACACGAGACACAAGAACACGAAGAAACCAGAATATCTAAATTTCGAAGAAGGCATTGATGTCTCAAGGGTCACTCTCTGAGAGAAAGTAGGCAATACATATGGGAGGGTCCCATACACGTCATCCAAACAAAACggtaacaacaaaaacaaagaaatacacacatgTATTAAAGATAGAAACCCAACTGTTGCTGGGCACCGTCTGTTCAGAGAATACGGACTTAGAGAAGCTGTGTACTCAACACTGGTGCCGCTGGCTGGCATGTCATGGGATGAAACCCAACAGTTTCAGGTCCTCCGTTGTCTCCAACATAAGGAGAGCTAAATTACCTGCCTTGCTCTTTGGCTGAGAACAGCAGTGTCAAATGACATTACCTATTCACTGAACTGGAGGACCAGTTTTGTTTGTGACAACTTCTATAGTGAAGATGCGGTTTCTTTTGTGACTGTTGACCCCTAGGAGACTAGAACTAATTAGAGAGTTAAACTAACTTTGAAGAGGCTGAAGAAGCTACACCCATTTCTGTGAAATCCCAGGACATGGCTGCAGCCTTAGGAACCCAGGCTCTGAGTAAAAGCCTCTGGCTGACACTGAACCAACTGTATACAACTGAGAATGAAGTCATTTGGACTTTCTATGGGTTTTTATTTGTGAAGGGATTTAGTCTGAGGGGAAGTTGAGTCATAAAAGAGTTTCATATTGTTCAAATTTGGGACATTTTAATGTGGATACAGTCTCTGTGTTCATTTCATAAAGTCTGGTGAGCCACTTTGGACAATGTGACTGGACATATTTTGTCCCAAGAAATAGAAGAGTGAACTTTCAGCTTAGGCTGCTGCATGGAGTTCTGTCTGACTCATAGTGCTTGATTGAGTCTTTTGTGGCAGAAAGCAAGATGCCCTCCAGCAGTTCCAGGACTccatagggagaagcagaatttagGAGTGAGCGCAGCAGCACCGTGAGCATGCTCAGCTCCTTTGAGGGGGGCGGCTGCCCTGGTCCTGCCCCCCACCGTGCTGGAACACGATGGGTTACAGCACTGTTTCGCAGCCTTCCATCATGTGTGCGCGGCCATCACACCTTGTCTACGTTTGCACCATCCATACAAAcattgaaatgtttttctttaagtattcAGTGTGGACTTCATAATCTTTGTGCATGGTAATGTGTTAAAATGTgttatacatttttccaaatacagattaaaatacatgactaaaattatttttttaaaaaaatgcctgtgAACATGCTACCTACAGCAACTCACGTGACGCCAGTGGAACAAACAGTGTAATATACTAAAAAGTTCAAAAAGCTGGCAAATGTTGGGAGGGATGTACCTTACTCTCCAGGTTTCCTCTCTGATCCTGATGACAGAGGTGGTATTGGGAGAGATATTTTGGGCTCTCCCACCATCCCAAGCAACACAGAAAAGATCTTTCTAAGATTTACAGGAGCTCGGTAAAGTGCTTTCTTATTGTGTCCTTGGCATTCAGCACGCAGGGCTTCTTACTCCCATGTTGGAGTGGGCTTGAGTGAGGATGCCTATAGTTGCCTGGCCATTCCCCGGCTCATTTCCAGAGGTGTAGTAGCAAACCCTGTTTCTGCTTGAGGCCTAAGCCTCACTCCACCCAGCTTGGCTAGGGAAATCCATGATTTGGATGAGAACATACATCTCAACTGCCTTCTGTCTCCTCTATTTCTCGAACTGGTTGAATTCCAACACAGCACATAgttagaaaaacaagcaaaatactGTGTATATAAACAATTAATGACCGCTTGTTatggaaaaagtattttttaaaggattaacaCAACTTGGTACTTAATATTGTTGAGTTCTCCTTCCCCAACTTGGGGTTACAATCAAGGAGCAGTCTAGTCTTTTTAGCTGAGTCTGTGCACTGGAGCAGGGGCACCCTCCTTTGTTCCCTAGTCTCTGAGAAGGGATGAGATATAATAGGAAGAATATTGGCCTTGGGGTCAGGCCTGGGGACAGATTCTGGATGTTTAAAGTTGGGCAAATTACCTAGCCTCCCTGAATCTCAGGTTTTACATGGGTAAAACTCCCATTTTAGGGTTGTCGTGAGGATCAAAGAAAATGTGTGTCAGTAAGACTGCCATTCAGAAAGAAATTCAGATCCATGTCTAGGTATCCACTGGGCATGTCCATATCTAGATAGCTTTTAAGAGTTTGGGATCTTTCCCTTGCATGGAAGTGGAGCATGAGTGGTCATGCTTATATTCAGAGGCCTTTTTTAGCACAGATAAAATGCCAAAACAATAAAGATTTTGATCTGATGTGTTCGTTTGTGCAAACAAGCTGCATAGCAAAATGGTGCAGATAAACGCAGATGAAAATggaatttatacaaataaatgaaattatgtttCTCTAGTATAAAAATAGATCAAATGGTAAGAGCACAAAAATAGGTGAAATGGTAACATAAACTGACTTGTGTAATCAGAGGGTCAACTCTTGACATTTTTCTCTCTAGGCCTTTTCTAATAGTTTTGTTGCTAAGGCTACAGTGTTTTTGCCAGATTGGAACAGGATTGTCAACTCTAATGAAGATTAAGTAGCTTTCtcaactagatttttttttttttaataagcatcaGTTAATACTGCTGGCTTTCAAAGCCATGTTCATGAAGAATGGAAAGATCTTTAAAGATCTGTTCTTAGAAAATGTAgctaataaaatttgaaatttagcAGCATTTCTATTCGACAGTTATTCCAATACAAATTTTTATCATGGTTACACTGAACAAAgtaacttaaaatctaatttcatatatttaataaaaaaataaattatttatcttaGCCAAAAATTAATTCCCTAAAGAGTGACTGAGGTTACTTAATGAACAATTCGTTTGACTGGTGGGGAAAGTGTTTCACAACTGCTCACAAATGCACACTTTATTCTTTGAACAACACAGATAAGTTATAAGATTAAGTCCTCTGTCTTTTGATTCCTATCCTTCATTGGTGAAAGTCATCTGAGTGTTAAGTGTAAATACAAATGCACCCAAAGAAACATGGGAGTTTTGTAAAGCACGATAAATGAAAACCATTGGTTCTGGACACTCAATTGCTAAAAGGATGTAAAAGTAAGAGCCATTAAGAAACACGTGAAGAAACACTCCTTTTGATGAGCCTGCTGAGAAGCCCGTGGATCTTCCTTGGTCATGGACAAGAGACCATCTAAACTCTAAAAACTGGTGCAATCTGCATGCCTGTTGATCCCGCAATTCTACTTGTGCACTAAAGCATGagctttaaatgaaataattcatgttAAGTGCCTAGCCACTAGCAGAACCTGTTTTCCTCCTCTgatctctttatatttttgtagCCAGAAACCCCAATGTTAATTTCCAATAAGAAAAGCTGAATATTATCAAGTCAAAAGTTCACCTTAATTTGAATATTGCAGCATTAGTGACATCTGGTGGAAAATACGAGTTACAATGTAGCATTATTATAGCTATTCTGTTCCTTCCTTATAtcattttcatcacattttcACATAATCTTCCTCCAAACTGTGGGAGGAGTACACTTCCCTTCCACACTGAACTTTGGTTTAGCCACAAGACTTGCCCCCATCAGTGGAATGTGGGCAAAAATGTCAGTGTGAAAGTATGGAAGCTAAGTTTTAAGAGTCCTGGCTAGCCTTTTCCCCTACAATGGTAGAATGAGACATGTGACCTGCAGATTTGCTAAGAGTAAGACAAGAACCCCACATAACCCAcacttaacaggaaaaaaaaaatgcttatggtTATTCTGTGGTTGTTTCCTATGAAGCAAAACCCAACTAATACATGAGATCATTTATACCTCTGTGTAAAATTCCCATGAAGGCTTGACTTCTCTGTCCAATTGATGACACTGCAAGAAGAATCCTGAAGACCAAGTGTGGTTCAgtcccttctatttctatttcagaCCTTGACAGGCCCAATCGGAACATGTTTTCATTCCTCTACCTATGGCAAGCAAAACTGAGTCAGAGTCCAGGCCAGGCCTATAGACGCTCTTGGAATCTTGGCTTCTCTGGTTTAACATGTTGTGGAAGTAAGTCATgcatgctttttttccctcccaaatttttatttaaattctagttaattaacatatactgtaataTTGGTGTcaggagaatttagtgattcatcacttacatataacacccagtgctcatcagtcATTCACAATTCTTGAACCCGTTGGTTTAAATATCTCCCTAAGGTGAGCTTCAATGTATAGGAAAGAGGGTGAGACAAGTATAGTTGGAGCCATAGGCCAAAGCTTTTCCAACTGAGTTTTACCAATAAAGCTCATAGCTTGGCTCTTACTAAacttcaatatatatatttcctgattgatataaaatgtatacagGGGAAAAGTCAGTAGAAGTCAGTAATGTTAGAAATCACAAATTAAAAGTGATTAATATTAGAATCATTTAATTTGgtgaataaaaacataaatgacagaaatttgaATATTATCAATGATATATTAAGAAAGTTTCTACCAGTACGCTTTTTGGGGGAAGAACCACATTATTTCTGGTCATTTAGCAGAGGCAGTGTTTCCAAAAGCACCTTggaatttctttctaaaaagaatttcaaactTTTATCCTAAAAGTAGTTTCAGGATTTTCAACTCTCTTCATATTTTTACTAACTTTCcatttctgctttccttctcaACCTAATGTTTCATGTTGAGAGGTTATGAACAGCCCAGAATTCAGTATTAGTGTCCACTTTGTACTACATCTTATGCTGGAAAACCAGACTCTTGACTACCTAATTCAACATCACTTCCATTTCTGAGAAAGACCTGTGGGTGGACCTCAATTATAGCTTCAATTCTCAAGGAGCTTGAGACAACAACAACAGCATTCATTACACCTATCACCAAATATTGGTACCTACTTGTCTTGCACTGAGAGAAGAATTGCCCTTTATTCTTAACAAGCAGGCAACAGGATCAAAGAGATCAGATTATTCAGGTGAAAtaacaaagacaaatacatatgagATAAACCTGTGCAGTTACTTTCTGGTAGCTTGCCATgtattttcctctccttcttatCTCAAACTTCAGAAAAGCCCGGACTCTGTTTCGTTCATCCCATTACTTAGCACATTAACAGTTGCTCACTTTGCAATTCTTGATTGAATGGATACAGGCTAGTGTTTTTACTTGACAGTGAAGATtaatgagttaatacatataaaGAGCTTAGTATAGTGTCTGATACTAagcacataattattttaaaatgaggtaaGATTTAGAACAGAGACTAGAAGAGTCTTTTTAGACGTTTGCCTTCAACTGACcttggaaaaataaggaaaagtaggCTGGCAATGAGGCTAGGAGTATAGAAAAGTTCTACAGGCCAAGGTATGCTAAAACAAATTAATTCCAAatgacatgtattattttatacaaaGAATGATGCTTATTTTAAGTCCACAGTTATAAGATTAAAGGGGTATAATCAAAGCTTGTTCAATAAATTGAAAGTACCTTCAGATTTTAGTAGGCCCTGGTAGGCACAATATATTATTTGCTATACTGAATCCATCCTATTTAACTGTGATAATACTACACCAATAGAAAAATATGTTAAgacaaatttaaaacatacatattttaactttattacatCATTATTTAAAGCTTGATtttgtaaaacataaaaaaattcttaagagttCTATATCACGGGAATTTAAACAGTGGCAATATACACAGCTTTGTAGGTTCaagttatataaattaaaatcaaataattggaaatgttttcaatatggaaaatatacaaatgaaataaatggcaAAAGTATCCAATAGGAACAATATTTCATTACTTACAGATTATCATTAGATAATTTCAGGATCTAAATAAAGACTGTGAATATTGAGACttcttttgttgtattttatattgCAGTATCTCTGTAACCTATATTCTGAGTCAAGGTACTTGACCAAAGGCATTTAGCTTTATAGCAATAGTTTTCCATCTACAGTTACCACCTTCAAAGGAATTGACATAACAGTGCTGATGTAATCTGCAAGTTCCCTTTTGAACAATGTGCAATAATTTATGTCAACCCTGTATAAAGTCATACAGGTACCAAAAAATGGAACAATTATGCACAGTTCAATAGAAGTTTTCCCCACCTAAAAATTAACCAACGAAACAAAATGTATCAACTATAGTTGACTTGGTTTCAGGAAAACCACATCTGAGAATTACAAGTACCATCACTGTCCTTATCTCATCCTCAGTCATTGACAGGAATTTTGTAGGCCACCATGCTATTTACTTTGTGGATTGTAGTAGTGAATGAACGAAGACGGACTTCCTCAGAATTGGTAATAAACTGTGGTCCCGACTCTTCCCATTTTTCAGGAACAACCAAATCTTTGTCTGTATAAATCAGTAGATCAAATGAACCTAAATTGGGGATAAGATCATTAAAgtacaattattttttcaaaaccaCAACTGCCCTTCCTGTCTCTTTCACATTTGAACCACCTATAGTGTCAGAAAAGCTAGGTTAGTTTGATCTCTTTACCTAACTGCTTTTCCTCAGTGGAAATTTTAGTACAAAACATACTGTACtccttttagtttattttatgaaaaactcgattttcttttctttaaagagaaaaaccactAAAAATATTTGCAGGAAGTGTATCATTAATCATGAGACAGAATGAATCTAAGCCACAGAAAAGATAACAACTTGGTACTGTGATTGCCATATCCCAGTACCCAGAATGGCATATGACATATTGAAGGTATTCAGAATATATCTGATGAATGAAGGAGTAACTCAGAAAAGACACAATTACAGCTATAAGTCTTAATTATAAACACagaaatatgtagaaaataaaaataaattacatcaaAATATTCAAGAGTGACTACTGTAAAATactttcattcctttcctttttagcacttctaaataaaatgcaaatagcaTTACTTTAGCTTTACAACATTTTTCTAATTCACGTAACATGACAttgataattaagaaaaaatttaataaaagcgTTAATTCTTAAAGTAGTAGCTTAGTCTTTTCCACAACAAATTTAAGCCAATGTGAAGTTGTAGCATACTTACAAGAAACTTCCAGCAGTGGCAGAAATGTCACCGTAGCTGTGATCTGTCTGATCACTGAACGGATTTCATCTTGTATAGCTTTCTGAGACTTTTCTCTGGGTGCACTATCAAAGAaaccaaattaattaattcattttaacttttaataagtaatttaaaacacTGGTAAAATTATTTATCTGATTAAGTGCTTTCAAAATCAAATAAGTAATGCATTCAAAATGAGTTTTTtaacatgaatataaatatatgtccTTAAGAAACATAGTAGGCACAATATGTATCTCTATTGTTTCATTTACCCTTCCAATGATTTTTTAGGGTTGATCTTAGTATCAGGTCATTAAATAACAGATGACTAGAAAAGCTGCCAAGTGCTTCAAGTCAAGAAAACTTCAGCATGTCTTAAAGATAAGAAgtagtatttaaaatacttaatcaGTATAATCATTTGGCATTTTTAGTAATGCCTAAATGTCTAATATCCTATTGCCTCAAGTATGTTAATTATGTAtggagttatttttataattaaacattttctaaaatagacCAAAGACGACTTCAGGAGCAAACTTCATTACATTATGAGAGACAGTTTACAGGTAAGCATGCCTAGGACAAGGCTAGAAATTAGCATATAATGATGGGCATGTCCCATCCAGAGGATctaaaaatttcagtttaagaAATGTCTAAGGAAGTTTGTAGCATTAAATGAAATAGAGTAAGATGGGGAAAAGTTTAGGATAATAATTCATGGTTAAAAGTACCTTTCAAAATTCATGAAGTGGCCCACCTAGGATAGATACCATGTGTAGCTGTATGTATAGCACCATAAATAACTGAAGTTTGAAATTTATGGATTTAGCCTATGGGCAATTATGCTAAAACTCCATGATAGCCATAATTCTTTTGTGAGCTCAATCCTTCTCCACAGGAGATTAAAGATCAAATCTAATATACTTAGAAACAAACGACCTTACATGAAACTAGTTCAATATAATTAGAACTCATTTagtaaaagaaaacagttttggaAAGAATCTATTAAAGTGGAAGCAATTTATTTCATACTTACCTGTCATCTTTCGCAGTCTTGTCACACTCAATATCAAACTGCCACCTTTCAAGGACCTCACCACTTTCAATATTTGAGATGACTACCACCAGTTTCTGAACTGAACACTTGTATAACCAATCTGCAATACATAACAAGGCATCTTTTTTGGTTCACTGCATTACAAAACAACTCTCTTCCCAGGTCTCACTTTCTACCCTCAGCAAATTCCTACCACTAGGTATTTTGGAACTCTGCCAACTTGTACTGAAAACCTGTCCCACAATAACCTAGCTCTGGTTTTCGAATTCTCAATACTTATACCAGATGTATATTACTGAGTGCTGAAGACAGAGTAGTGAACATGCAGTACACCCTAATCCAAGGGAAGATGCAGGATACGGCTATTAATCTAACCATTGcactaataaatgtaaaaattattaattgtgATAAATGTTATAAAGTACAGTATATGATGCAATGAGAGAATACAGGAAAATCTGACTCAGGGAGTTTTCACTTGACTTCAGCTCTACAAATAAATACCATTAAATATGCACAAGGATACAGAAAAGGGCACAGGTCTTAAATACTGAAAAGGGAAGAGCATCTGCCCCGATGATTGAAAGAACGGTAATCCAACTACAGGAAAGAAAGGGGCGAATGAACAAGTTCAGTTTGTGCAGGATACATATGGGTCAGGCCATGTAAGCCCATGTGGGCCAAATAAAAGAAGTAATACTTGAACCAGGAAAGTCATTACTGTATTTGAAGTATGCTGTGATGAAATTAAACTTGTATTTCAGAACTATCCTTCTGGCTGTGATGTGGAAAGTAGAGTGGAGGTAAAGAGAGGATCCAGAGACATTTATTAATTAGCAATTCAAGCAAGAGGAAACAAGGCTTACAGGATAAACTAGTAGAGATGGATCAGTAGATAGAATCAAGAGATTTCATGGTTAAAACTGTTAAGATTTACTGATTACTTatgagaaaggaaggggaaagactCAGGGATAGCTCCCAGCTTTCTGGTTTATAACATTAGTTGgatggttgatccattcattgagAAATAGACTGCAAACTGGAGAGGAtgcttaagttttgtttttaagattttaagtaatctccacacccgaCATGGGTCTGGAACTTATAACCCCGatatcaagagctgcatgctccactgactgagccagccagaagccccTTAAGGTTAGTTTTCAAGTATCACTGGGATAGCCATGTGAAGCTATCAAG
Proteins encoded in this region:
- the MAD2L1 gene encoding mitotic spindle assembly checkpoint protein MAD2A, whose amino-acid sequence is MALQLSREQGITLRGSAEIVAEFFSFGINSILYQRGIYPSETFTRVQKYGLTLLVTTDPELIKYLNNVVEQLKDWLYKCSVQKLVVVISNIESGEVLERWQFDIECDKTAKDDSAPREKSQKAIQDEIRSVIRQITATVTFLPLLEVSCSFDLLIYTDKDLVVPEKWEESGPQFITNSEEVRLRSFTTTIHKVNSMVAYKIPVND